Genomic DNA from Mycolicibacterium helvum:
CCGCCGAGTTGATCGCCAGGCTCATCCAGTCCCGCGCGATCGTTCCGCCGGCTTTCTGTTCGACGAACGACCGGGCCTGCCATGCCGCGCCGAAGTAGTTCGTCGCACCGGAGTTCAGCAGTGCCGGGCTTTCGATCCCGGCGATGCGCGCGGTGGGGATCAGCAGATACTGCCGATCACCGACCGCATCTTTGAACACCGCATAGCCGTGGTTCTCGCCCCCGCTGAGATCGACACGGGAACACGGTGCCGGGTCGTGCTGCTGGCGCTCGTCGACGATGCAGCGGTCGTGGACGATCGTCCAGAGTGCGTTCGGGTCAGCGTCGGCGGTGGCCGCGCCCAGCAGACCCAACGCGAGTGCCGCCGCCAGTGGTGCACTGCAACGCAGGTGTCGCACGGCCACACCCTACGGCGGCAGCGAGAGCACACCACCCCTCACCCGGCGAAGCCGCATCTGCGGATCTAAACCGAGGTATGGTCCGCAGCTGCGGATGCAATCGGATACCATTCGGCCGTGCCGATGCTGCGGGTTCGGGAGGCCGCCGAGTTGCTCGGCGTCAGTGACGACACGATCCGGCGCTGGATCGAGGACGGCAACCTTCCCACGGGCAGTGACCAATCCGGCCGCAAGACCGTCGACGGAGCTGCGCTCGCCGCCTACTCCAGCAAGAACGCCGCCGCAACTCCGAAAGACCCGTTGTCCGTCGCCAGTTCGGCACGCAATCGGTTCGCCGGCCTGGTTACCCGGGTGGTCGCCGACACCGTGATGGCTCAGGTCGAGATGCAGTGCGGCCCGTTCACCGTCGTCTCGCTGATGAGTACCGAGGCGGTACGCGAACTGAACCTAGAACCGGGAAGCGTCGCGGTGGCTGTCGTCAAGGCCACCACCGTCATCGTCGAAACGTCAGGAGAATCGTGATCAAAGGGCTGATGCCGGCAGTGGCCGCCGGTTTGCTCATCGCCGCAAGCGCCGGCTGTGGTTCCGCGTCGCAACCGTCGTCGTCGACGACGCCGGGCCAGCAGAAGATCATGGTGTTCGCCGCCGCGTCGTTGAAGAAGACCTTCACCGCGATCGGCGATCAGTTCAGCAAGGACAATCCCGGTGCCTCGGTGGAGTTTTCGTTCGCGGGGTCATCGGATTTGGTGACCCA
This window encodes:
- a CDS encoding CDP-diacylglycerol diphosphatase; protein product: MRHLRCSAPLAAALALGLLGAATADADPNALWTIVHDRCIVDERQQHDPAPCSRVDLSGGENHGYAVFKDAVGDRQYLLIPTARIAGIESPALLNSGATNYFGAAWQARSFVEQKAGGTIARDWMSLAINSAVARTQNQLHIHIDCVRADVHDALQSAAAAIGPAWAPLAVPLVGHTYWAMAINGADLDANPFVLLANGLQGARADMGLHTLVVVGATDPAGRPGFVMLADRADAQSGAGGEELQDHDSCPPPLPATPATAK
- a CDS encoding TOBE domain-containing protein is translated as MLRVREAAELLGVSDDTIRRWIEDGNLPTGSDQSGRKTVDGAALAAYSSKNAAATPKDPLSVASSARNRFAGLVTRVVADTVMAQVEMQCGPFTVVSLMSTEAVRELNLEPGSVAVAVVKATTVIVETSGES